Part of the Rhodobacteraceae bacterium M385 genome is shown below.
GGTTCTTTCGGTTGAAGACGTGGGGCTGGACGGTGACGCGCTAGAGGCGCAGGCCTTCGCCTATCTCGCGGTGCGCGTGGCGCGGGGCTTGCCGACCTCTGCCCCTTCAACCACTGGCGTCGCTGCGCCCGTGGGGGGCGGACGGCGCTCGCGTCCCGGTGGGGCCGCCTTGGCCTAGCGGCGCGGCGCAGAGGAAACTTCGGCTGAGAGGGAGAGGGGCAGATGCAGCAACACAGTAGTGCCCGCCGCGCTTGTCTTGATCCGCATCGCGCCGCCCGATTGTTCGGCAAATCCCATGGTCATAGATAGGCCCAGACCCGACCCTTTACCCACTGATTTCGTCGTGAAAAATGGCTCGACAGCGCGTCGGGAAACTTCGGGGGTCATGCCAGGGCCATTGTCTGCGACCCGAAAGCAAACATGTGCGTTCTGCGGGCTTTCTGCGGGCCGGGTGCCCGCGGCGTCGGCAGGGCCGTCCTTTAGTGCTACGGCAAGGGTGATTTTGCCGTGCCCCTCCATCGCATCGCTGGCGTTCAGGATCAGGTTCAACAGCGCCGCATGCAACCTTGTGGCATCGGCCAACACGAACACCTGTTTTTCAGGTAATTGATGCTCTAACGTGATACTGGCGGGTAAGACGCGTCCGGCCAAGGTGCACAGGCCTTTCACGAGCGCTTGCGCGTCGTGGGGGTGAGCCTCTAGAGGGGCGCGGCGGGCGAAGGCCAATAGTTGCGCCACCAGCCCCGAGGCGCGCGCGGTTGCGGCGCTGGCATCGGCGACGAGGGCGTTCTTTTCCTCTTCATCCGTCACCTCATAATACAGTTCCAGACTGCCCTGCACGACGGAGAGGATATTGTTGAAATCATGGGCGACCCCGCCGGACAGGCGGCCAATCGCCTCCATCTTCTGGGCCTCAAGATTGCGCCGCAATGCAAGGCGCAGTTCTTTCCGGTCCTTTCGCGTCGCGGCGACGGCCATGGTGTAATAAAGGCCCAACACGATGCACATGGCGGCGATCAGGCCGTGTTCGAGCGGGGTCGCGCCGATGGGCATGAATGCATAGGCTGCTGTCACCACCAAGCCCCAGATCAAGGTCACCTCAAAGGCAACCACGTAGCCGGGCGGCTCGGATCGAAACAGGGTGAACACCGCAAAAGCGATGACCGCCAAGGCGGCGCAGAAGGACAGGAAAGGGTGGCCACCAATCATCAGGTAGACCGGCATCGCCAGATAGAGGCACGACAGGAAACCAAAGTTGGCGATACACAGGAACCGGTTCCGGGCGCTGCCATCGGTTCTGGGGCGCAGAAGGACGAAGTGAGACCAAAGCCCCAGTAGATAGATCGCCGACCAGATCGGCCCTATGAGGGCACCTTCATAGGCCCAAAACAACAACCCGGCGAGGGCAATGCAGACACAGCGAATCCATACCTCAGTACGGGAGCCGAACTGAGACTGCCAAAGTAGATCTAAGTCCGTGACCGATGAACAATGGTCAATCTCAGGCTGGAAAATTGTCGCCTGCTTCATGAAGGATCACCTATCCAAGGGTGGGGCAAAAAAACCATACCCTTGGATGGTGACACCTGTCAGCATCTGTTTTTAGTCAGGTTTTCTCCTGACTTAGATGATTATCCGCGCAGGATTGTACGGCCCGCAAACACGGCGGTTTCTTCCAGCTGTTCCTCAATACGGATCAGTTGATTGTATTTCGCCAGCCGGTCAGACCGTGCCAAAGAACCGGTTTTGATCTGCCCGCAGTTCGTTGCCACGGCGAGGTCTGCGATGGTTGCGTCCTCGGTCTCGCCCGAGCGGTGCGACATGACCGAGGTGAAGCCCGCCCGCGTCGCCATGTTCACGGCGGCCAGTGTTTCGGTCAACGTGCCGATCTGGTTCACCTTCACCAGCAACGAGTTCGCCGCCTTGCGGTCGATCCCGTCGCTCAGGCGGGCAGGGTTGGTCACGAAAAGATCGTCGCCGACCAGTTGCACCTTGTCGCCAAGGGCTTCGGTCAGGGCGATCCAACCGTCCCAGTCATCCTCGCCCATGCCGTCTTCGATGGAGAAGATCGGATAATCAGCAACCAGCGCCGCCAGATACTTCACGTTTTCTTCGCTGCTGAGGGATTTGCCTTCGCCAGACAGCTCATATTTGCCATCGCGGTAGTATTCCGTCGCCGCACAATCGAGCGCCAGAACCATGTCGTCGCCAGGCTTGTAGCCAGCCTTCTCGATGGATTTCAGGACGAAGTCCAAAGCGTCACGGGTGCTGGAAAGGTTGGGGGCAAAGCCGCCCTCATCACCGATACCCGTGGATAGACCTGCGGCGGACAGCTCTCCCTTCAAGGTGTGGAACACTTCCGAACCCATGCGCACGGCTTCCGCGATGGATGTGGCCGACACGGGCATAATCATGAATTCTTGGATGTCGATGGGGTTATCGGCATGCTCGCCGCCGTTGATGATGTTCATCATCGGCACCGGTAGAACATGGGCCATGGTGCCACCCACGTAGCGATACAACGGCTGCGCGGTGAAGTCAGCGGCGGCCTTCGCGGTGGCCAGCGATACGCCAAGGATCGCGTTGGCGCCCAAACGACCCTTGTTGTCGGTGCCGTCCAGCTCACACATTGTTTGGTCGATGGCGACTTGCTCGGTCGCGTCAAAGCCTACCAGCGTGTCGGCGATCTCTCCGTTCACGGCCTCAACGGCGGCCAGAACGCCCTTGCCTTTGTAACGGCTCTTGTCGCCGTCGCGTTTCTCTACGGCTTCATAAGCGCCAGTGGACGCGCCCGAGGGCACCGCGGCGCGGCCCATGGTGCCGTCTTCCAAGGTTACATCAACCTCCACCGTCGGGTTGCCCCGGCTGTCGAGGATCTCGCGGGCATGGATGTCGATAATAACGCTCATGGGTCTCTCCTAAGTGACGTTACGGGCGCTATAGCAGAGGTTTGTGTCAGGGCGAAGCGCTCTGTTAGCGGTAACA
Proteins encoded:
- the eno gene encoding phosphopyruvate hydratase; the encoded protein is MSVIIDIHAREILDSRGNPTVEVDVTLEDGTMGRAAVPSGASTGAYEAVEKRDGDKSRYKGKGVLAAVEAVNGEIADTLVGFDATEQVAIDQTMCELDGTDNKGRLGANAILGVSLATAKAAADFTAQPLYRYVGGTMAHVLPVPMMNIINGGEHADNPIDIQEFMIMPVSATSIAEAVRMGSEVFHTLKGELSAAGLSTGIGDEGGFAPNLSSTRDALDFVLKSIEKAGYKPGDDMVLALDCAATEYYRDGKYELSGEGKSLSSEENVKYLAALVADYPIFSIEDGMGEDDWDGWIALTEALGDKVQLVGDDLFVTNPARLSDGIDRKAANSLLVKVNQIGTLTETLAAVNMATRAGFTSVMSHRSGETEDATIADLAVATNCGQIKTGSLARSDRLAKYNQLIRIEEQLEETAVFAGRTILRG